The DNA segment TCACTCAGGGGCATCTGTAGCACATGCACATGTTTACTTCTGTACACAGCAAACCTCCCAAAACTCATGCACATCCCAACGAAGCTGGATGGGACCCACACAGACTCCTTGTGCATCGCCTGAACACTTTTGCTCCAGTGCTGTAGAAGGTTTGGGTCTCAAATCTAAATTTTCCCAAATCCAGAACACTCTCTGCAGCTCCAACCAGCCACTTCATATGTGTTTCTGTATATTATGTTCAGAGGTTTATCTTTAGTTACTTCGGATGAAGCAACTGCTTTTCAAACTCGTGATACAAAGATTTGAATTAAGCCTGAACTACAACAATGCCAGACTGAACAGGCTAAGTGGTGAACTCCATTCTCTGATGGATTCAAGGCCTGTCCTCATTGATTTTTCTGGAGGAATAATGACAGaaaatcctgtatttttttttttactcctgaCATTAGTTCTACTTGGTATCTTTGTGATTATTTtctctgggcacagcagggtgaaTTGatctacaaaatattttcagggatGGTGGAGGATTAAGTATCTTGCACAGATATTTCAATGCAACAGTTGTTACCAAGGACTGTGAGAGAAAAACAGGGTGGGGTAAGGGAGTTGTTCATTTTCCTTCCACTAAGGTCAGCCTTAAATAACTCTCCCACCTCCCTCGGAGGCTGAGACAAGATAATAAGACAAAAATGTCAGAGCAAAGCACGGGGCCCCCTCTATTTACAGCAAAGGCCAAATCGCTAACCAACAGATCGGAGCTTGCTTTCTAAACACCGATAAGCGGCAACTTTGAATTAACAGCCCCGGTTCCTCTGCTGCTGTAAATCAGCCTGACCCCGACTGCCCGCAGCACCCCAGAGCCTCCCCCCAGCCAGGgtctctccagcagcaggagggggctgcagcagtgggCTTAACCCTCCCGGCCCTGGAGATCCCTGTGCCTGGCTCCAAACGCCCccccttcttcccctccccagccccctaTCACTAACAAGCCTTATCAGCAGGATTTACACCTCCTTGTCTAGGAACCCATAGGAAAGCCTATGGACTAGTTACCGATGTGCATCCAAATCCCTAAAGTAGCTTTAAGTGCTCAAAACAATCCACTTACCCAGCGATAATTAATGGGATGGACCTGGGAGTTCCCGTGAGATCAGGACACTCTACAGTGGGGCCGGACCAACAGCAAGCAGGAAAAGGGGCAGCCCTTCTGCAAGTCCTTGGCACCTCCTGACCCCAGTGGAGCATCCTGGGAGTGAGGAATGACAATGCCGGGAAGATGGATGCCTGGGAGCAATTCATAAGAGCAATGGTGAGCTGGGGTGTTTTTCACTGCCAGATGCGGTGTTGGGAAAGGTGCtttgcacagagctgtgccagccagcAAAACACCAAATGCCACATGGATGATGCTGTTGGAGtgaggggaaaggaggaaaaaagtcacagctcctgtctcaggtcccagcccagctgggggAACCTGGAGTGCTGAAGCTCGAGGTATACCCTGTGAAGGTGAAGGAGCAAGCAGCACCTCCAGAAGCCATGGAGGGAAATGGGGTTTTAGGTCAATATGCAGTGGCCAAAAACACAGATGGATGTGACataacaatttattttcaatcCATGAGACCACTTTACAGCTGGGACAGATCCAGTCTGAGCCAGTAAAACACATTCCTTTGTTTTTTGGCATTTCCCTCCTTACCCACTTGCTGCTTTGACTGCTTATAGCACCCAGCTGGAGCACCCAGCACTTTCTGCTGTCTCTGCCCATCCTTTCCAGCACTGTGACCAAGGCCCAGGTCATCATCTCCTCTGTTTCACGAAAGGCTTCTCCAGGTCCAAAGGGTTCCTGTGATGCCGCCTGCTGTGGAAGCCATGGTGGTGGCACTATGAAACTTTAGTGCCTACAGTTTTGGACACTGGAGAAAACTCCCTGGCAGACTCAATGGCCCCTCTCATGGCTGTTTCCCGAGGACTGGGTCAAGATCCTCTCTCTTTGTTCTTGTGGACTTGACGACACAAAGGACAGATGTAGTATCAGTGCTGAAAATGGGTATTTTTAGATTGGTGCTGATCAGGCTACTTTTCCAGTGCTCCTACACTCAGTGGAAATTATTTGTTACTTTTGTTCCTCAGTACTTGTCCTCTGGCAGGGTGTCATCACCCCTTCTAATGTTTCTCCATCTCCACCAAGGATTACTTTTGGCCCATTAATAGCCACAGATTTAATCTTCTCCTCATTGATAAACAAACTAATTTGTTCTGCTGTGTCTGCTAATAGCTGTTTCTAGGAACTAATAACAGCTCTTAGGTGCtattttcttctttaccttctCAAAAAACATGTGGCCGCTAGTATTTTCACAGGGTTAAAAGAAGCATAGCTGGTTTTTCTGTCTCTATTTATAACCTTGCATATGCTCTTCCCAAAGTGGACGGGAAAGATTTTGGGAGCTTTACTCTGGAGATCATTAAATTTGGTTGAGCTTACTTGGGTAGCTGCACTTGTGGAGAGGTTTGAGCCTGCAGAGGCCAGTGGGACTTGAACAAGGTGCAGCCAAACTAATTTGCAAATTCAGTGGTCCCTGGTGAGCTGGGCTTGCCAAAGGTCACCATTTCCCTGTGAGAGGCATTGTGTACTCAGGAGGGGTGGCCAGAGGGTTTGAGCCTCAGGAGGCTGTTCTCAGAGCTacagcacacctgggaaccTCCCTTGCTCTCTAAGGAAAGCTACTGGCTCTTTGGAATTGCCAATTGCATCTTCTGCCAGTGAGCTGCATCTCCAGGGGTGTGCCTGTGCTCACAGCCCTCTCTGCTCTTcacagccagcccagagctgatGGGAACTGATGGGTCAGACCTGGTTGGCTACACTGAGCTTTGGGACACCCCTGCTGTTTTACAAACCCATCATTTATGCTCTAAGTAGCAGGATAATGTCCCTGGCCTGGAAGAGCCTGGAAAATTGTGAAGTCCACTGTCCAGCAGGAGCATCTTGCTTGAGCCTGGTGGACAGTGGGGCAATGGGGGTGGCTCACACGGCCACCAGCCAGGCAGAGGCCCAGATTAGTCTATGGAAGCAGCTGAGATTACTTGTATTGAAGCGAGCACTTCAGTGCCCCCTCTGAAGCAAGGGTATCTCTCATTGTGTGACAACAGATAAGCCAAAGCCTCACCCTTTGCTACAGCAGCCCCTCTCTCCCCAAGGCGACGTACCTTCGCAGGCATCTTTGCAAGTATTGCCAGAATTAATCCCCCTTCTCAGTGCCAGGTTCACCTCTCTGCCCTTCATCTCACACCCATGCCACTGCACGTGTGCTTGGACACGTCCCTGGGAGCAAAGCAGCTGGAAACCACATGGAAACAAGTTTGCTCCCACATGGGAGCACCAAGGATGCTGGCCACCCCCAGATCCTGCTCTTGGGAGTGCAGACCAGTCAGGGTAATtggggctgtgctccagcaggCTGCCGGCACAGCACAGATGAGCACTGGGGCTGTTTGCTTCAAAAGCCACTGAATTCACCCCACAGGGAAGAGGAGTCGTGTGGTCACTGCTGTGTggatccctgctgctcctctgggacaatGCACACACAGGCATGGGAAGGACAGTGGCAGTGACCACAGGGCATCAGAGCAGCAAGGGAGATGTgggtgacattttggggttcctgggtgCTGAGAACTTGTTTGCCTCCAGCCCTGACCTTTGCTGTAACTAAGACTTGCACAAACTTGTAATTGTTAACCAGTTCCCCTGTAGTGGGCTTGTTATTTTTTTGGGACAGGATTTGAAAATGCAAGACATCTACAGTAGTAAAGATTTTATTGTGCTGGCAGCGGACTGTAAAACTCGATTACATGACACTGGGGATTGCCTAAACCTTGTTCCCACTGATGCAACTGCTCAGACTTGGGGGGATGTGAGGAAAGGAGGTGGTTTTGAGTCACGTCTGGAGGTGCTTTAGCAtgaagggcaggagcagcccacTCCCACCCAGCCGCTCCCACCCTTCAGCCAAGCGAGCCCAATGTGGACATGAGGATCTGGGGGATCACAGGAGCCATGTAGCTGAAACAATGGATGAGTGCTTGGTCCATCACTGCCTAATGACATGAAAATCCTGGGAAAGCCCAGCCTGGAAGGAGTAAGTGGagatttttctgtagaaaaagcttttccatcTAGAAATAGGCTCCCCTGTTGGCCCCCTCTCTCAGTTCAATGCTGACACGGGAGTTTTCCCTCTAAGACAAAACTTTCCACAGTTTGTATCCGTTTTATATCCATTTATATGACTGCTAGCATTTTTCATATTCCAGAGGACCATTTATGGTAAGAAAATACGTTTTCCAATAAATAATCAAAGTGATCATAttttggaagaggaaaaaaatcgtAGTAGGaaaccttggaaaaaaaaaattggcctGTGCTGAACATCGAGCCAGCATGatatcttttttccttccaataAATCTTCTGGCTTATTTCTATACCCAAACTACTGTGGGCCAAGAGGAATTCCTGAATGCTCGGGTACAGTCAGCCCTTCCCCTGCTGCGGCATGCTGCAGGAATGCCACGAGCTTTTTCAAGCTACCTCCAGGATTTGGTTAGCCAAGAGTAAGAGAAGGATGAGGCTAAGAACATGGCACtttcaaagcaaaagaaagcagCTTCTTTTGAGACATCAGTGGTGCAACCTCAGGGAAGGGGAGAGTCCAGCAGGGAAGATGCCTAGAAGGGATAGTGGATGGAGGAGTCTCCTTACAAAGTCCCTCTGTCAATAAAATTTGAGttcaggtgagctcaggtaaCATTCAAAAGTGCAAGCAGGAAAGCCCTAAATGGCAAATCTCAGTGTGTGATTAACCTGGGGAACACCCTGCTCAGGAGCCTTTCCAAGGCAATCACTTGACTGAGGTCTGTTGAACCTGGAGCAGTTGAAactgcagccagcagtgcctgATGACTGCAGGAAAATGATTGCCAAGGGGATCTGGAGGGCAATTCTCAGGGTTGTCCTCTCTGTGTGAGATTCCAGTTGCAAGGTCCCTGCTCTGGAGGAAGCATGAGTCAGACAAGACTTCTGCTCTTGACTCTGGCAACCTACTTCAGTTGGGGTAAAATGCCAGGTTTTATCCTATGCAGCTGCTAATTCCCCACTAAATTACCCAGTAGTAAGAAGGTCTCAGTAAGTGAATTCCCTGAACTCCTATCTTGCTGAAACCTGAGCCCCTCTCCATGGGTATACTACTAGGTCATTCAAGTACATCTAATATCTTTTTTgaggggaagagaggcagagatAGTGTTACACATTGTGCATAAATGCTATTAGCTGTAGTTGAGCATCACAACTTGGATTTATTAGCAGGGGGCTGAAAGACCTACATGGCAGGGGATGTAACTGATAACCTTGTCTTGCATCCGTTTGAGCAAATGGGTCCTGTCCCCGTGTGCTCATCAGAGATTTAGCGCTTCTCACGAGCTTTTTTGCAATCACAGTCATTTAGCAAACATATGATACTTCACACTCACAGCCGTGACAGGGGCATATGGCACTTCCTACCTCCTAAATGTTGATGGATGGAATTGCTTTGACTATTCAAGGAATCAAAGGCCTGGTTCAAATCTCAAGGCCTTGCACTGATTTCAGTGAACTTCCTTCTGATTTGTCCTGTGTATAGAGAATCGGGGCTTATTCTAAGTTAAACAAGCAAGAGAGTTCAAACAGATAAAATGTCTCCTACTCAGTGGTCCTGAGCACTTGCAGTCTCAAAAGTCAGAGCAATGGGAAGTTTGAAGATGATCTCATCCCTAGCATTTAAAATGTGCCttttcagggaggaaaaaaaaaaataaaaggagaaaagaaaaagaaagtataCTTTAAGCAGAAAAAAGTACAAGCTCGCTATTGGGGGCAGAAAAGTTGAGCACAAAGCTACTCAAAAATAGGATAATGTTGTGAAAAAGAACAAGAGCTAGATCTATTGGAAAAATCAGACTCATAAAAGCCAGTGGACCACTGCTGACCCACCATCAATCtgcttttaaaagcaaactTACCAGCCAGAATGGAGATAATCAGGTATCTTCTGGTTTTCACTGGGATTAACCAGAAATGTTTCTTGGTGGTGAAGACACCATTTTGGAGAGAGCCTCAGATAGAAGAGCTGAAATATTCAAAGCTCTCAGCTGCACATGGCAGACTGAGCCTTTACTCTGGTTAATCCCAAACAGGAATTTGAAGGGACAGGTGAAAGAGGGATCTTGCCTTTcagtgggagaaggggaaaaggctaattatttttttccacagacaCAATTTCAAATGCTCAAACTCTGGTCCTGTGCTGAGCCAAAACGACCACCCAAGGTCTCCTGCAAAATGCAGATGTTATTCCTCCCCCTGCCCAAGCTGTGGACGCGTGTCTCTCGCTGTGCACTGCGTGGCCAGTGAGCCTGAGCACAATAATGTGTTTTCCTTCTCCTAACACCTGACAGTAGCATGATTTCACCAACCACTTGGTCCCACTGCTGCATACTTTCCAAGGTGATAGAAATCAAACAGATTAACatgtttgcttttaattttacattttagaaGCAGGTGTTGAACCATCTCAATGCCAACAGTGTCTATTGCCAGCATTAGTGTCATTAGTAGTCATTGCAGCTGTAATAGCACCATTATCTCCTGCTAAAAGGGTCACTGATGGCTTAGGACAGAGCTTGGGGAAGCTAAAAGAGCAGACTAAATGAGATGGAAACTGCAAACAGTTGCTTCTATCTTAACTTGCATAAAGACCTGTGGATGCTACGCAAAGGGAAATTAATTTGCACAAGTAGCAAAAATTTTGGCTGGAGTGTCATCAAGGAGGAGGAGCTCTTGGTAGCTCTTGTGTCACTTGGGCTAACGTAAAGCATATAAATATGGAAAGAGAGAATGGGGACATTACTACCAACCATCTTCATCCCTCAGAGTGAACTTCTCTCCATCTCTTGCTGCCACCTCTTGGGTAAGTTGGATTGCTTCCCTTCTGCTTTCTACCTGTTGTGCAGACCTGTCTTCTTAAGTTGATGAAGCAGGCAGTGACAATTGTGGCTCGTTGACCTAAGAAAATGAGGCCTCCTCAGGTCTTCCAGGAcattgggctggttttgggacATTATCACACATTACAGCCCCTTCTGAATGGGCAGAAAgaatttttcctctgaaggGGTCTGCTGATCTTGGCTCTCCAGGACATGTGCACTATAGGGCTTGGTGGGATGGCTCTGCCAACCTTTTGAGGCAGGACAGCAGGGAGCCTGAGACTGCTGGAGCATGGAGATGGATTTATGGTTATAGTCAGTAGTCATTTACTGTCACTTGTAAATTCTGGTGCAGAAAGCTCTCCTTCCTTCTCAAACTAGAAGGTCTATCTCCTACTTTGGTCTCATTTCCTTGCCAGAGGATCTGAAAGATGCAAGATGCTTGATTACAACCTATTTTTACCTCCTAGGCtttcctgtgtcacctctgtctCTTAACCCTAGGCCTCAGCCTGTCCACCATGGCTCTCTGGATCCGATCACTGCCTCtcctggccctcctggctgtcTCCGGCCCCGGGAGCAGCCACGGGGCTGTCAACCAGCACCTCTGCGGCTCCCACTTGGTGGAAGCTCTGTACCTGGTGTGTGGGGAGCGGGGCTTCTTCTACCAACCCAAAGCCCGGCGGGATGTCGAGCAGCCTCTAGGTAAGTCAGGCTGACCGTGCAAGAGATGCAGCAACCAGCTACCTctgacagggacactgggatgtCCTTCGTGGGGAATGCCAGGAATACCTTTGGCATACCGACAGCATCACATTGCCAGTGAAAAGCTCTGCAGGTTAAAAAGGCAGACgagagggcaggcagggagagaggatTTATGAGGCAAAAGGAGTTGTGCCTGGAGGCTCAAATTAGTTTATTTCTTTGCGTGGTTGTTACACCAGCCTGGGAGTATTCATACAAAATAAAGGTGGGAGGAACTCAAGAAGCCTCTTTCTGCCCAAGGCAGGATCAGTTGTCCCCATTCTATTTCTTAGCCATGTTTGTCTTGTAAGTTCATTAAAACCTCCAGAGAGAAAGCTTCCTCTGCCTTCTGGGGCTGCCCATTCCCAAGCCTAACTGACCTTCTTCTTGAGTGCTTCTTCCCAGTAGCTAACCTGAACATCCCTTGCTGTAAATTATTTCTTGTCTTCTCAATAGTGGACATGGGGAAGAGACTAGTCCTTTCATCTTTATGattgcttttcaaaatatttcattactgTTTCCATGTCTGGTTTTGACCTCTGCTCAGCTACACAACCCCAGTGCCTTCCTAGGTCATATTTGCTAGATCTCTAAACACGCAACTCTGCATTTGTCCACATCCTTGCTGGCTGGTGAGGCCTGGAGAAGCACATTGAACATTCTGTCTTCCAAGCTTCTAATCAAGACTGTGAATAGATGAAGAAGAGACCCCTGTCCAAATTGCATCCATTTCAATCCTCTCGGTTCAAGATCAACCTTCTCTTAACATCCCCTGACTACAATACATCTCTCCCACCATCTGTCTTCCCATCTCATACTGTTGTCATTCATATCCAATCCCTCTCCTTTGTATGTAACCATCCTGTGAAATAGTCTTTGTAAGGTGAAACAAGATAATGCCCTAGCAGAGGGTTTGCCCATGGATTGTTTGGGATGCCATTTGCCCATTCTCTGATTATTGTTTTCTGCAGACCACTACAAATGGATTGGAGGTTTCGTTCACCAGACTACATAAATACTGTACAGAGAATTTTAATTGTGCCAAAAAGAATGCAAGTATTTGAGGATTTTATACCCTTTTTTTCCAGGACTTTTGCCTGAGCCACCATCTCTTTGTCACACAATCTGGTTATGTTTACAATCTGCTCACAGCTGGCTTGAAGGATGAAGACAAGTAAATCACAAAATTTTGACTAGCTATTTCCTCTTCTACTTAACATTGgaccaaatttcccccaaatttcccttctAGCGCATTAGGATAATGATTTTGTGTTACTCTTGTGCCTTGTTCATTGCCTCATGCTTTGGGGGCTTGGGGATTTTGCATCTTCTACTGTTCTTGTATTGCCCTAGAAACCACATCTCATTCTCACTTTCCAGgcattttctctttgctgttaAGGGCACTTttcttcctgcaggaaaaacTCACTGATTTATTTGccattttccatatttttattgGGCTACTAAAACCTGAGCAGATCTGTGCATGAGTTTTCAAGTTCTCACCAGCAAATAATCATTCTGTTGAGTGTTATCTGTGTCCAAATACCCTGATTTATCATTGCTTCTAAAAACTTACCCCAGCTGTGAACAGAAACACACAAAGACTTTTGCTATCAGCTTGGGGCAATTTCCAGGCAGCCAACTGAATCAGGCTGTTCAGGAACAGCTGGGAAATGCACCCAGCCTCAGAACTGGACTGTCCCTGCAATCCTGTGAACATCCCAGTTGTCTGCCCAGGCTCCCAGAAGAGTGGGTGACATCCTAAAGGGCTCTTTAGTCCCAAACTTTTCTCTATAGAGCAGACAATCCCATTTTTACATCTCATTTACTAGTTGCTCACCCCAGGGAGGGCTCAGgatttctcttcttctccacATGGCTTCCCCACTAAAGCCCCTGTATCCCTTTATCCCTCACACTGCCAATAGTCACTCAGCTTGGCATCATCTGAACACCACAGGATTATTTTGGGAGAGAAAACAGGGAGCCTGAAGGTGCTACAAGAAGCACCAACCTGGGGAAACCTGTGCaatttccttcccattttccagCCAACTCTGGATTACAAATCTGGTACCTGCTAAGGGGGTGTCTGAAGGGCTCAAGAGCCAGGGTTGATGCTGTGTGATGTCCCACAACTTCCCTTCTTCTCCCCTGGCAGTGAGTGGTCCCTTGCATGgtgagctgggagagctgcccTTCCAGCAGGAGGAGTTTGAGACGGTGAAGCGAGGGATCGTTGAGCAATGCTGCCACAACACCTGCTCCCTCTACCAGCTGGAAAACTACTGCAATTAGCAGCAGGGCTGGCGCTGGGGAGCTCATGGGCCGCGGGCAGAAACATGCACTTATGCTACTGCACCTTCAAAGCAATTGAATAAATGTTGTGGATCTCTTGGAAGGACTGTGCTGGTTCATGTGTCCACATCTTTTTGGCTGCTTTAGAGTGTCAGTGTCCATGCTTGGGTAAAGCACTTTTCAGCCATCACTTCAGATTGTCTTTCTGCCACACAAATGAACTCCGTGGGAGcgagggaggggaagggcatTACACAGCTTTGGAGCAGGTATATGGAGCATCCGGCACA comes from the Taeniopygia guttata chromosome 5, bTaeGut7.mat, whole genome shotgun sequence genome and includes:
- the INS gene encoding insulin; this encodes MGTLLPTIFIPQSELLSISCCHLLGLSLSTMALWIRSLPLLALLAVSGPGSSHGAVNQHLCGSHLVEALYLVCGERGFFYQPKARRDVEQPLVSGPLHGELGELPFQQEEFETVKRGIVEQCCHNTCSLYQLENYCN